A window of the Streptomyces luomodiensis genome harbors these coding sequences:
- a CDS encoding ABC transporter permease, with product MTSPSQTGVVEKTAPGTEGEAPAGLAPSRLMWRRFRRDRTGVISACVVAFFFAVAVLAPVISWLYGKDPYTTYGLDRPELLDPLTGYPMKPNGGIDGEFWFGIEPKLGRDVLTQLLYGIRTSLLIGLAATVLSTLTGIVIGVVAGYVGGRTDYFLGRLIDLLLSFPQQLFFVAFMPVVTALFVSPQKETPTYFRVTALVLVLWLLGWMQLARLLRGQVLSLREREFIEAARVTGASPWRIVRKELLPNLVTPILVQATLMLPNFVTAEAALSFLGVGVVEPTPDWGRMFAKGANFYEGDITYMFFPGIAMVVFVVAFNLLGDSVRDAMDPKTTR from the coding sequence ATGACGAGTCCATCCCAGACCGGTGTGGTCGAGAAGACCGCCCCGGGCACGGAGGGCGAGGCGCCTGCCGGTCTGGCGCCCAGCCGGCTGATGTGGCGGCGCTTCCGACGCGACCGCACCGGTGTGATCTCCGCGTGCGTGGTGGCCTTCTTCTTCGCCGTCGCCGTGCTGGCGCCGGTGATCTCCTGGCTGTACGGCAAGGATCCGTACACCACCTACGGCCTGGACCGGCCCGAGCTGCTGGACCCCCTCACCGGCTATCCGATGAAGCCCAACGGGGGCATCGACGGCGAGTTCTGGTTCGGTATCGAGCCCAAACTGGGCCGCGACGTGCTGACCCAGCTCCTCTACGGCATCCGCACCTCGCTGCTGATCGGGCTGGCCGCGACCGTGCTGTCCACGCTCACCGGCATCGTGATCGGCGTGGTCGCGGGCTATGTGGGCGGCCGCACCGACTACTTCCTCGGCCGCCTCATCGATCTGCTGCTGTCCTTTCCCCAGCAGCTGTTCTTCGTCGCCTTCATGCCGGTGGTCACCGCGCTGTTCGTCAGTCCGCAGAAGGAGACGCCCACCTATTTCCGGGTGACGGCCCTGGTGCTGGTGTTGTGGCTGCTGGGCTGGATGCAGCTGGCCCGGCTGCTGCGGGGCCAGGTGCTGTCGCTGCGGGAGCGGGAGTTCATCGAGGCGGCCAGGGTGACCGGCGCCTCGCCGTGGCGGATCGTCCGCAAGGAGCTGCTGCCCAACCTCGTCACGCCCATCCTGGTGCAGGCCACGCTGATGCTGCCGAACTTCGTGACGGCGGAGGCGGCGCTGTCCTTCCTCGGGGTCGGCGTGGTGGAGCCGACGCCCGACTGGGGCCGGATGTTCGCCAAGGGCGCGAACTTCTACGAGGGCGACATCACCTACATGTTCTTCCCCGGCATCGCCATGGTGGTCTTCGTGGTCGCCTTCAACCTGCTCGGGGACTCGGTCCGGGACGCGATGGACCCGAAGACCACGCGGTGA
- a CDS encoding S9 family peptidase codes for MTGQLSFPRQHARTQRFTLGTPRALTVAPDDSRVVFLRSRSGTDRTGLLWVYDLTGQREYPAADPAELLGGADEELSPEERARRERSREGSAGVVGYGVDTAVERAAFALSGRLFTTDLVSGTTRELRVPGPVVDPRPSPDGRHIAYAAGGALRVTGVDGEDDRALAEPEGDTVTYGLAEFIAAEEMGRSRGFWWSPESDALLVARADDAPVQRWWIADPAHPGRQPTEIAYPAAGTANAEVRLVLLGLDGSRTEIEWDRERYPYLARVHWSAYGPPLLLVQARDQRSQLYLAVDTETGRTSTVHADEDAVWLELFPGVPAWTEDGRLVRIADEGGARVLMVGDRKLTSDALQVRAVLDIGTDDVLFSASPGAGAPLPEHPGEIDVHRAWFRGSGDQGGWEPVGKQPVPAVHSAVRGGEVIALSSTRVERPGVSVEILRPGDHGAAERLAEIDSCAERPVITARPDLVFAGKRDIPCAVLLPSGYQEGDGPLPVLMDPYGGPHGQRVLASHNAHLTSQWFADQGFAVIVADGRGTPGRSPAWEKAVRDEMAAVPLEDQIEALTALAERYPLDLGRVAIRGWSYGGYLAALGALRRPDVFHAAVVGAPATDMRLYDTHYTERYLGHPDEQPEVYAANSLVTDEGLSGAAETVRPMMIIHGLADDNVVVAHALRLSSALLAAGRPHEVVPLSGVTHMTPQEQVAENLLLLQVDFLKRSLGLR; via the coding sequence ATGACCGGACAGCTCTCGTTCCCACGGCAGCACGCGCGCACCCAACGTTTCACCCTCGGGACACCGCGGGCCCTCACCGTGGCCCCCGACGATTCACGCGTCGTCTTCCTGCGTTCCCGCTCGGGCACCGACCGGACCGGCCTCCTGTGGGTGTACGACCTCACCGGGCAGCGCGAATACCCCGCCGCCGACCCGGCCGAGTTGCTCGGCGGCGCCGACGAGGAGCTGTCCCCCGAGGAGCGGGCGCGGCGCGAGCGCAGCCGCGAGGGGTCGGCCGGGGTGGTCGGCTACGGGGTCGACACGGCGGTGGAGCGGGCCGCGTTCGCCCTCTCCGGGCGGCTCTTCACCACCGATCTGGTCTCCGGAACCACTCGTGAGCTGCGCGTTCCCGGCCCGGTCGTGGACCCGCGGCCCTCGCCCGACGGCCGCCACATCGCCTATGCGGCGGGCGGGGCGCTGCGGGTCACGGGCGTCGACGGCGAGGACGACCGGGCCCTCGCGGAGCCGGAGGGCGACACCGTCACCTACGGCCTCGCGGAGTTCATCGCGGCCGAGGAGATGGGCCGCTCACGCGGCTTCTGGTGGTCGCCGGAGAGCGACGCCCTGCTGGTCGCACGGGCCGACGACGCCCCCGTCCAGCGCTGGTGGATCGCCGACCCGGCGCACCCCGGCCGGCAGCCGACGGAGATCGCCTATCCCGCCGCGGGCACCGCCAACGCCGAAGTACGGCTGGTTCTGCTCGGTCTGGACGGCTCCCGTACGGAGATCGAGTGGGACCGGGAGCGCTATCCGTACCTCGCGCGGGTGCACTGGTCCGCCTACGGTCCGCCGCTGCTTCTGGTCCAGGCCAGGGACCAGCGCAGCCAGCTGTACCTGGCCGTGGACACCGAGACCGGACGGACCAGCACGGTCCACGCCGACGAGGACGCGGTTTGGCTGGAACTTTTCCCCGGCGTCCCGGCCTGGACGGAAGATGGACGACTCGTCCGCATCGCGGATGAGGGCGGCGCCCGGGTGCTGATGGTCGGTGACCGCAAACTCACCTCCGACGCCCTCCAGGTACGCGCGGTCCTCGACATCGGCACGGACGACGTCCTCTTCTCCGCCTCCCCGGGGGCCGGGGCGCCCCTGCCCGAGCACCCGGGCGAGATCGATGTCCACCGCGCCTGGTTCCGGGGCAGCGGCGACCAGGGCGGCTGGGAGCCGGTCGGCAAGCAGCCCGTCCCGGCGGTCCACTCCGCCGTGCGCGGCGGCGAGGTGATCGCGCTGTCCTCCACGAGGGTGGAGCGGCCCGGGGTGAGCGTGGAGATCCTCCGGCCCGGCGACCACGGCGCGGCCGAACGCCTCGCCGAGATCGACTCGTGCGCGGAGCGGCCCGTCATCACCGCCCGCCCCGACCTCGTCTTCGCGGGCAAGCGGGACATCCCCTGCGCCGTGCTGCTGCCCAGCGGCTACCAGGAGGGCGACGGACCGCTGCCGGTCCTGATGGACCCCTACGGCGGACCGCACGGCCAGCGCGTGCTCGCCTCGCACAACGCCCATCTCACCTCGCAGTGGTTCGCCGACCAGGGCTTCGCGGTGATCGTCGCGGACGGCCGCGGCACCCCCGGCCGCTCCCCCGCCTGGGAGAAGGCGGTGCGCGACGAGATGGCGGCCGTCCCGCTGGAGGACCAGATCGAGGCGCTGACCGCGCTCGCCGAGCGGTATCCGCTGGACCTCGGCCGGGTGGCGATCCGCGGCTGGTCCTACGGCGGCTATCTGGCCGCGCTGGGGGCGCTGCGCCGTCCCGACGTCTTCCACGCGGCCGTGGTGGGCGCCCCGGCCACCGATATGCGGCTGTACGACACCCACTACACCGAGCGGTACCTGGGCCATCCGGACGAGCAGCCCGAGGTCTACGCGGCCAACTCGCTGGTGACCGACGAGGGGCTGTCGGGCGCCGCGGAGACCGTCCGGCCGATGATGATCATCCACGGTCTGGCGGACGACAACGTGGTGGTCGCGCACGCCCTGCGGCTCTCCTCGGCGCTGCTGGCCGCGGGCCGTCCGCACGAGGTGGTGCCGCTGTCCGGGGTGACCCATATGACCCCCCAGGAGCAGGTCGCGGAGAATCTGCTCCTGCTCCAGGTGGACTTCCTCAAGCGGTCGCTCGGGCTGCGGTAG
- the mshB gene encoding N-acetyl-1-D-myo-inositol-2-amino-2-deoxy-alpha-D-glucopyranoside deacetylase, which yields MTVLPARRLLLVHAHPDDESINNGATMAKYAAEGAHVTLVTCTLGEEGEVIPPALAHLAADRDDALGPHRIGELAAAMDALGVEDHRFLGGPGRYRDSGMMGAPQNDRPDCFWQADPDEAAGHLVAVVREVRPQVLVAYDTNGGYGHPDHIQAHRVAMRAVELAADPAFRPDLGEPHDIAKVYWNCVPRSAVEEGFARLRAAGRDSLFPGIATVDDVPGVVADAEVTAVVDGTPHAEAKAAAMRAHATQIAVDGPFFALSNDLGQPMFIHEHYRLVKGEAGADREDDLFAGVTA from the coding sequence ATGACCGTTCTTCCCGCCCGTCGTCTGCTCCTGGTGCACGCACATCCGGACGACGAGTCGATCAATAACGGCGCGACCATGGCGAAGTACGCCGCCGAGGGCGCACACGTCACCCTGGTGACCTGCACCCTCGGTGAGGAGGGCGAGGTCATCCCGCCTGCCCTCGCGCATCTCGCCGCCGACCGCGACGACGCGCTCGGACCGCACCGGATCGGCGAACTCGCCGCGGCCATGGACGCCTTGGGGGTCGAGGACCACCGCTTCCTGGGCGGGCCCGGCCGCTATCGCGACTCCGGAATGATGGGTGCCCCGCAGAACGACCGGCCGGACTGCTTCTGGCAGGCCGACCCGGACGAGGCCGCGGGGCATCTGGTGGCCGTGGTCCGCGAGGTCCGGCCGCAGGTCCTGGTGGCCTACGACACCAACGGGGGGTACGGACACCCCGATCACATCCAGGCGCACCGCGTGGCGATGCGCGCCGTGGAACTGGCCGCCGATCCGGCCTTCCGCCCGGACCTCGGCGAGCCGCATGACATCGCCAAGGTCTACTGGAACTGCGTGCCGCGCTCGGCCGTCGAGGAGGGCTTCGCCCGGCTGCGGGCGGCCGGCCGGGACTCCCTCTTCCCCGGTATCGCCACGGTCGACGACGTCCCCGGAGTGGTGGCGGACGCGGAGGTCACCGCGGTCGTCGACGGCACCCCCCACGCCGAGGCCAAGGCGGCGGCGATGCGCGCCCACGCCACCCAGATCGCGGTGGACGGGCCCTTTTTCGCGCTCTCCAACGACCTGGGCCAGCCGATGTTCATCCATGAGCACTACCGGCTCGTCAAGGGCGAGGCCGGGGCGGACCGCGAGGACGACCTGTTCGCGGGGGTGACGGCATGA
- a CDS encoding DUF6113 family protein, producing the protein MTALRLGAYALLALAGALVGVAGALVQAAWFPGGLLLALLAVAGLCYGGVKVMGARMGGGVPAGAWAVVVLLLTSSRPEGDFLFGAGLGSYAFLLGGMFIGVMCATLPLVPQPPGSPVRLGK; encoded by the coding sequence ATGACGGCCCTGCGTCTGGGCGCGTACGCCCTGCTGGCCCTGGCCGGGGCGCTGGTCGGCGTCGCGGGTGCGCTGGTCCAAGCGGCGTGGTTCCCCGGCGGGTTGCTGCTCGCACTGCTCGCGGTGGCGGGCCTGTGCTACGGCGGGGTCAAGGTCATGGGCGCCCGGATGGGCGGCGGAGTGCCCGCGGGGGCCTGGGCGGTGGTCGTGCTGCTGCTCACCTCCTCCCGTCCGGAAGGGGACTTCCTTTTCGGCGCGGGGCTCGGTTCGTACGCCTTTCTCCTCGGCGGGATGTTCATCGGTGTGATGTGCGCCACGCTTCCGTTGGTTCCGCAACCTCCCGGTTCGCCGGTCCGACTTGGTAAGTGA
- a CDS encoding peptidoglycan binding domain-containing protein, translating into MSRESDSSSSGPREGSGGAAYPSGTPPYGSRQYPSPSPVQDAPQGGSGDGQARAAAKPEEPKTETTLTTRIKINIPGSRPIPPVVMRTPVAEDGVPAPRSGEDAAERTSALPRVDFTPTPERGVPAEPGGAKETSEPREKKSGKSEGERTSDWFSPRKPKGGGSSATGGMPTRPKPSAPAPETTQQFPAPDTTQGFPAPDTTQGFAAPDTTQGFPAPDTTQGFPAPQPGGGPVADLPYFTDGQAPAAGQPEPGGSTTGPATGDMFMPTSPGAGQRDSELLAPPGPGLASDPYGGDRQSPPGGVGPLAGAGAAAQPPTPPGGSPLSGNLGATTGAGPLTGPGAGQAGDLGTEPSSSPFRDPEPTPGGGVPPTQISSDTLVSGVPVVPPAEGRAKPPSPPAAGGPGAPAPGGDSAPPSAPAPSAPKAGKPKKKGRSKVVMAAGLLFVVVGGAYAAGLVMNHADVPNGTTVLGVDIGGTSKEVAVDKLDTALGKRTTAPLTVSVDGQQKEIKPSVAGLALDTEATVRNVAGRDYNPVTVIGSLFGGTHEADPAVTVDEEKLRDALERLAGDSGTAREGGITFTSGRAVPVYGKEGKALDVDKAVKAVSDAFRQRAETGQNKAITLPVSVRRPTVSKAEVDKKMKSFAEPAMSGLVTVQTDPQHSIPFGPDKSLPKILSMRVVDGQLVEHYNLTVLKELYGSTFDGVLLERGDGSKKPVTPEDVESALRMALRGKTPSERIGIIGKEN; encoded by the coding sequence TTGAGCCGTGAATCTGACAGTTCGTCCTCCGGGCCCCGGGAGGGAAGCGGCGGTGCCGCCTACCCGTCGGGCACCCCGCCGTACGGATCCCGCCAGTACCCCTCGCCGAGCCCCGTGCAGGACGCCCCGCAGGGTGGCTCCGGTGACGGGCAGGCGCGTGCCGCGGCCAAGCCGGAGGAGCCGAAGACCGAGACCACGCTGACGACCCGGATCAAGATCAACATTCCGGGGTCGCGGCCCATCCCGCCGGTGGTCATGCGCACGCCCGTCGCGGAGGACGGCGTACCCGCGCCGCGCTCCGGCGAGGACGCCGCCGAGCGCACCAGCGCCCTGCCCCGCGTCGACTTCACGCCGACGCCGGAGCGCGGTGTGCCGGCCGAGCCCGGCGGGGCCAAGGAGACCTCCGAGCCCCGGGAGAAGAAGAGCGGCAAGAGCGAGGGGGAGCGGACCAGCGACTGGTTCTCCCCGCGCAAGCCCAAGGGAGGCGGCTCGTCCGCCACCGGCGGCATGCCGACGCGGCCGAAGCCCTCGGCCCCGGCCCCGGAGACCACCCAGCAGTTCCCGGCGCCGGACACTACGCAGGGTTTCCCGGCGCCGGACACCACGCAGGGTTTTGCCGCGCCGGACACCACCCAAGGCTTCCCGGCCCCGGACACCACCCAGGGTTTCCCGGCACCGCAGCCGGGTGGCGGGCCCGTCGCCGATCTGCCGTACTTCACCGACGGCCAGGCACCGGCCGCCGGTCAGCCCGAGCCGGGCGGATCCACCACCGGCCCGGCCACCGGCGACATGTTCATGCCGACGTCCCCCGGTGCCGGTCAGCGTGACAGCGAGCTGCTGGCCCCGCCCGGACCGGGCCTCGCGAGTGATCCGTACGGCGGTGACCGGCAGTCCCCTCCGGGCGGTGTGGGGCCGCTGGCCGGGGCCGGTGCGGCCGCCCAGCCGCCGACCCCGCCGGGCGGTTCGCCGCTGTCCGGCAACCTCGGCGCCACCACTGGCGCGGGCCCGCTGACCGGCCCCGGCGCGGGGCAGGCGGGCGACCTCGGCACCGAGCCGTCCTCCTCGCCGTTCCGCGACCCCGAGCCCACGCCAGGCGGCGGGGTGCCGCCCACGCAGATCTCCAGCGACACGCTGGTCAGCGGGGTGCCCGTGGTACCGCCGGCCGAGGGCAGGGCCAAGCCGCCGTCCCCGCCCGCCGCGGGCGGCCCGGGGGCTCCGGCGCCCGGCGGCGACAGCGCCCCGCCGAGCGCCCCGGCGCCGTCCGCCCCCAAGGCGGGCAAGCCCAAGAAGAAGGGCCGCTCCAAGGTCGTCATGGCCGCGGGTCTGCTGTTCGTGGTCGTGGGCGGGGCCTACGCCGCCGGTCTGGTGATGAACCACGCCGATGTGCCCAACGGCACCACCGTCCTCGGCGTCGACATCGGCGGCACCTCCAAGGAGGTCGCCGTCGACAAGCTCGACACCGCGCTGGGCAAACGCACCACCGCCCCGCTGACGGTGTCGGTCGACGGTCAGCAGAAGGAGATCAAGCCCTCCGTCGCGGGCCTGGCGCTCGACACCGAGGCCACGGTCCGGAACGTCGCCGGCCGGGACTACAACCCGGTCACCGTCATCGGCTCGCTCTTCGGCGGCACCCATGAGGCCGACCCGGCGGTCACGGTCGACGAGGAGAAGCTGCGGGACGCCCTGGAGCGGCTCGCGGGCGACTCCGGCACGGCCCGCGAGGGCGGCATCACCTTCACCTCCGGCCGAGCCGTCCCGGTGTACGGCAAGGAGGGCAAGGCGCTGGACGTGGACAAGGCGGTCAAGGCCGTCTCGGACGCGTTCCGGCAGCGCGCCGAGACCGGCCAGAACAAGGCCATCACTCTGCCGGTGAGCGTGCGGCGCCCCACGGTCAGCAAGGCCGAGGTCGACAAGAAGATGAAGAGCTTCGCCGAGCCCGCGATGTCGGGGCTGGTCACGGTCCAGACGGACCCCCAGCACTCGATCCCGTTCGGCCCGGACAAGTCGCTGCCGAAGATCCTCTCCATGCGGGTGGTCGACGGCCAGCTGGTGGAGCACTACAACCTGACCGTCCTCAAGGAGCTGTACGGCAGCACCTTCGACGGCGTTCTGCTCGAGCGGGGCGACGGTTCGAAGAAGCCCGTCACCCCGGAGGACGTGGAGTCGGCGCTGCGGATGGCGCTGCGCGGCAAGACGCCCAGCGAGCGCATCGGCATCATCGGCAAGGAAAACTGA
- a CDS encoding transglutaminase-like domain-containing protein: protein MPRMNDTSRRRRFADAAREERPDLALLCLLVGMEADPGLDEAGIDEAQIELDRLAGQLPFSPGGPEDWAAALARLLGERHDFRGGAAEYRRLESSLLHQVLRRRRGLPILLSVVWLEVARRAGAPVYGLGLPGRFVVGFGDPYGSHVLADPFDGGRPLSDEDAATLVSGATGTPLSPSMLTPAGPLDIVLRILNNIRAWASARPERTDVQLWAVELSLLLPSHPAKLRYERARLLVERGDFVTGAKELEEYAEVVAAVEPDAAEDVRRQARAARALLN from the coding sequence ATGCCACGGATGAACGACACCTCCCGCCGCCGGCGGTTCGCCGACGCGGCCCGCGAAGAGCGCCCCGATCTGGCGCTGCTGTGCCTGCTGGTGGGCATGGAGGCCGACCCCGGACTGGACGAGGCGGGCATCGACGAAGCGCAGATCGAACTCGACCGGCTGGCCGGTCAGCTCCCCTTCTCCCCCGGCGGCCCCGAGGACTGGGCCGCAGCCCTGGCCCGCCTCCTCGGTGAGCGCCATGACTTCCGGGGCGGCGCGGCAGAGTACCGGCGGCTGGAGTCCTCGCTCCTCCACCAGGTGCTGCGGCGCCGCCGTGGGCTGCCGATCCTGCTGTCCGTGGTGTGGCTTGAGGTGGCGCGGCGGGCGGGCGCGCCGGTGTACGGGCTGGGGCTGCCGGGCCGCTTCGTGGTCGGCTTCGGCGACCCGTACGGCAGCCATGTGCTGGCCGATCCGTTCGACGGCGGGCGGCCGCTGTCGGACGAGGACGCGGCGACGCTGGTGTCGGGGGCCACGGGCACCCCGCTCTCGCCGTCGATGCTGACCCCGGCCGGGCCGCTGGACATCGTGCTGCGCATCCTCAACAACATCCGCGCCTGGGCGTCCGCCCGCCCCGAGCGCACCGATGTCCAGCTCTGGGCGGTCGAACTGTCCCTGCTGCTGCCCAGCCACCCCGCGAAGCTGCGCTACGAGCGGGCGCGGCTGCTCGTGGAGCGGGGCGACTTCGTGACCGGCGCCAAGGAGCTGGAGGAGTACGCGGAGGTGGTGGCGGCGGTGGAGCCCGACGCCGCCGAGGACGTGCGCCGCCAGGCCCGCGCGGCCCGCGCACTGCTCAACTAG
- a CDS encoding GNAT family N-acetyltransferase, with the protein MDFTTGGRLEVRITPDDVGKRVSVRVLTGEREPAATFTDVVGVLTSWTEGTLAITRRTGEAVRLAESSLVAGKVVPAAPARRRGPAANAPELDRVVARGWPPVVGEQLGEWTLRASGGFTRRANSVLPLGDPGMDLDAALRRVIEWYAARELPAYIQVSTGAEGTQELLAAELESRGWTREVSAQIRIAALAPIADLDADTSAVTLSRRLDDTWMARYQRSAEPSPEARAVLSGGPSVWFATIAGEGGGAPAAIGRCVVDGRWAGFAAVETAPERRRQGLAKAVMTALARKALDEGASAAYLQVETDNGGANALYEGMGFTVHHVYHHWRAPREDVP; encoded by the coding sequence GTGGATTTCACCACTGGCGGACGTCTTGAAGTTCGGATCACCCCGGATGACGTGGGAAAACGCGTCTCGGTCAGAGTTCTGACCGGGGAGCGCGAGCCCGCCGCCACCTTCACCGACGTGGTAGGGGTGCTCACATCGTGGACCGAGGGTACGCTGGCGATCACCCGGCGTACCGGTGAGGCGGTGCGCCTCGCCGAGTCGTCCCTGGTGGCGGGCAAAGTGGTGCCCGCCGCTCCGGCCCGCCGGCGCGGTCCCGCGGCGAACGCGCCCGAACTGGACCGGGTCGTCGCCCGCGGCTGGCCGCCGGTGGTCGGCGAGCAGCTGGGCGAGTGGACGCTGCGCGCCTCCGGCGGATTCACCCGGCGCGCCAATTCGGTGCTGCCCCTCGGCGACCCCGGGATGGATCTGGACGCGGCGCTGCGCCGGGTGATCGAATGGTACGCGGCACGCGAGCTGCCCGCGTACATCCAGGTCAGCACGGGCGCCGAGGGCACCCAGGAGCTGCTCGCCGCCGAGCTGGAGAGCCGTGGCTGGACGCGGGAGGTCTCCGCACAGATACGGATCGCGGCGCTCGCCCCCATCGCCGACCTGGACGCCGACACCTCCGCCGTCACCCTCTCCCGCCGTCTCGACGACACCTGGATGGCCCGCTACCAGCGGTCCGCCGAGCCCTCCCCGGAGGCGCGGGCGGTGCTGTCGGGCGGCCCGTCGGTGTGGTTCGCGACCATAGCGGGCGAAGGCGGCGGAGCCCCGGCCGCGATCGGGCGCTGTGTGGTGGACGGCCGCTGGGCCGGGTTCGCCGCCGTGGAGACCGCCCCCGAGCGGCGGCGCCAGGGCCTGGCCAAGGCGGTGATGACCGCGCTGGCCCGCAAGGCGCTCGACGAGGGCGCCTCGGCCGCGTATCTCCAGGTGGAGACGGACAATGGCGGTGCGAACGCCCTCTACGAGGGCATGGGGTTCACCGTCCATCACGTCTACCATCACTGGCGCGCACCCCGGGAGGATGTGCCCTGA